In the genome of Chryseobacterium sp. 52, the window GAACTTGAAGAGCTTTCAGAACAGCAGAAAGAGGCCAAAACAGAGATTGATGAAGCGTTTGGGGAAGGAAAGAATGTACTCCTTCACGGGGTAACTTCCTCAGGGAAAACTCATATTTACTTAGAGAAAATTGAAGAATGTATTCAGGAAGGAAAAAATGTTCTGTTCCTGCTTCCTGAAATTTCTCTGACCAAACAGATTACCCAAAGATTAGAAAAAAAATATGGCAGACAGCTTGGTTTTTATCATCAGAAACTCACTGACTTTGAACGGGTGGAAGTCTGGAGAAGAATTAAGCAGAATGATGTCAGAATTCTTATAGGAACACGGAATGCCTTGTTTCTGCCTTATCAGAATCTGGGATTGATTGTAGTAGATGAAGAACATGATTCTGCGTACAGACCAAGGGAAGCTTCACCGAATTTCAATGCAAAAGATGCGGCATTGGTTTTGGGAAATATTTACGGTGCGGGAGTCATTCTGGGGTCTGCAACACCTTCGGTAGAAAGTTATTACGCAGCCAGGAAAGATAAAATGAAATACATCTTCCTGAATGAAAGATTCGGAGACGTAAATTTGCCGGAATATGAACTGATCAACTTTAAAGAAGCTCAGGAATCTAAAAAAGTTTCCGGAAATTTTTCTTTACACTTGATTGATGAGATCAAAAAAACGCTGGATGAAAAAAATCAGGCAATCGTCCTTCATAACCGCCGTGGTTATGCCAATGTCATAGAATGTGAATCTTGTGGTTATGTGAATTATTGCTCCAACTGTGATGTGGTAATGACTTATCACAAGGCTGCCAATGAAATGAAGTGCCACTACTGCGGACAGAGAGCTTCAAAACCAAGAAGCTGCCCGAAATGCCAGTCAGAAAAGCTGAATGAAAGAGGTGTGGGGGTAGAGCAGATCCATGAAGAAGTCTCCAAACTGTTCCCTGACAATGAAGTAGACAGAATGGATGTAGATTCTATGCGCAAGAAATTTGCCTATGAGAAACTGTACGAAAAGATTGAAGACCGCGAAACAGATATCATTGTAGGAACACAGATGATTTCCAAAGGTCTGGATTTTGATCACATCGAACTGGTTACTATCCCCAAAGCTGATTCCTTATTATATGTACAGGATTTCAGGGCTGAGGAAAGAGCTTACCAGCTGATCACTCAGGTTTCAGGAAGAGCCGGAAGGGTTTCGGGAAAAGGAAAGATTTTAATTCAAACCTATAACCCTGATCATTCTGTTTTTCAGTTAATTAAAATGAATAATCCTGCAAAGGTTTATAAATATATCCTTACCGAACGTCAGAAATTCCATTATCCGCCATTCACAAAGCTGATTATGATCGAGCTGAAACACAGGAAAGAAGACAAAGTAAACCGGGCCTCTCAGTTTTTAGGATCTATTCTAAGAAAATACCTTCCTGAAGAATGTGTTTTAGGACCGGAAAGAGCCCAGATCGCAAGGCTTAATAATCTGTATCAGTTTCAGATCATGCTCAAACTTCCCCGGGGGAAAAACTATGATCCATTTAAGAAAATGGTTTTGTTAAGTTTGAATGAATTTGATGAAATTACTGCTTATCAAAGTATTAAAAAAGATGTTTTTGTAGATTTTTAACAATTTTTAACAAACTTTAGGGTCTTTTATAAGACATCTGTAGCCCTTTTTCTGACAATAATTTCTACTTTTGGTCGTTGATTAAGTGTTTGGCTCTTTAATTGAATGATTTAACTTATCATTTTTTATAGTGTCAAACTATGGAAACAAAAAAAGATAGATGGTAAATTACAGAAAATATATTTCAAGTGTAGCGGTATTGGCTTCTGGTTTTTTCCTTGCTCAATCTACCGTTTCTACAGTTCTTTACTCACAGGCTTACGATAGTCAAAGGAATACTTTGAATCTGCCTTCACCTGTTACATCGGTGGCGGAGAAAACAATATTGTCAGCCAAAGAGCTCGTAGACATTAATGTAAACACAATGATGGCGGATCCTGTGCTGAAAAATGCAACCTGGGGATTCGTAGTGTACGATCCGAAAACGAAGAAGGTGATCTCTTCGTACAATGAAAATACTCCTTTAGTTCCGGCTTCTACTACAAAATTGTTAACCACGGAAACAGCATTGAGCCTTTTGGGTGAAAACTACCGATGGATGACGCAGCTGGAATACTCAGGGACTATTGATGAAAATGGAGTTTTAAATGGAAATCTGTATCTCATAGGCAGTGGTGATCCTTCTTTAGGAACCAATAAAGCAGGAGCCTGGTCTTACAGAGATATTATTTCAGACTTTATGGGCGGACTTTCCCGCGAAGGTATCAAAAAGGTAAATGGTGATATTATCATTCAGACAGCGCTTTTCAAAGGCAATATTGCAATGCTTCCGGAAAATGTTGTATGGCTTGAAAATAATAATTACTATCTGCCTGTAGGAACTACCCGCGAGATCAATCCTGCCAATGAAAAGCTGATCGTGAAAAAATCAGGATTCGCTTCTGATAAAAAGTTTTTTTACGTTTCTCCTTATGTAAAGCAGATGGTATATGCAGAAAAGTATGAAGGAGACGGAAGCTTAACGACCAAACTTCCTGATGCACCTGCTTATCTTGCCAATACTTTCAGAACAACACTGGTAAAAAGCGGAATTGGTGTTACAGGAAAAGTAACGCCTAAAATGACAGATGCAGCTCCGGAGAACAGAAAACTGGTTGCTGCCTACAAATCTCCGACATTAGGTGATATTGTATTCTATACCAACCAGCACAGTGATAATTCTTTGGCTGAAGCTTTACTGAGAACAGTAGGTTTCCAGAAAATGGGTGATCAGACTTCAGAATCGGGAAGAGTAGTGGTAACAGGCCACCTGAAAGATGAAAGCTTTGATATGATCGGTTTAAATTATATGGATGGAAGCGGACTTTCAAGAAGTAATAATGTAACCCCGATTTCTCAGGTGAAGTTTTTAACCTCCTTAATGGAAGAGAAATACTACAAAACTTATTTCACTTCACTGCCGGTTGGCGGACAGTCGGGAACGCTGAAAAGAATGTTCATCGGTACCGGAAACGGACAGGTTTTTGCCAAAACAGGAACTTTAAATAAAGTGAAAACTTTAGCAGGATATTTGAAGACCAACTCAGGGAAAACATTGGTATTCTCTTTAATGGTCAACAACTATTCAGGATCTGTAGATATGGTAAAGAAAAGAATGGAAAAGATTCTTGAGCCGGCTCTTGATCTTTAAAAAAATATTTATTTTTAATATTATAAAAACCTTTTAATCAATGATTAGAAGGTTTTTTTTATCTTTGATTATATCTAATATTCTGAGTATGAGAAAATTTTATCTTCTGATTCTGGGCTTTTTGGTCTCCCAGCATTTCTATGGCCAGATACAGGAACAAAATATTGAAATGAAAGGGCTCATCGCAAAAGAAATGAATGCTTTTACGAAGAAAATGACTGCCTATAATATCAATCCCAACACTCTGAATTATGATCTCCAGTATCAGAGAATGAATGTTACTTTGGATCCTGCGGTGTACAATATTACAGGTTCTGTCACTTCCCATTTTAAGCCTACTCAGAGTATGAGCAGTATTTATTTTGATCTGTCTGATATTCTTGTGGTTTCACAGGTTCAGTACCACGGAAGCAATCTGACATTTCAGCAGCTTCCGACAAAGGAACTCAAAATAGATTTTCCGGCTTCACTTCCAGCCAATACACTGGACTCATTAACGATTCATTATTCAGGAGCTCCGACTACCGGAAATGCTTTTACGACAACCACCCAAAGCGGAACCCCTATTCTCTGTACTTTAAGCGAACCCTATGGCGCGCAGGACTGGTTTCCCACGAAACAGAGCATGAATGATAAAATTGAAAGGTTTGATTTTAAAATCACAACCCCTTCACAGTATAATGTTGCCGCCAATGGAAAACTGATGTCTGAAACAGTACTTCCCGGCAGTCAGAAACTTACGTTCTGGAGAACAGCGTATCCTACAGCCGCTTACCTGATCGCCCTTTCAATTACCAATTTCGTCAAACTGAATGATACCATCGGAAATCCCCCATTTCCGTTTGTGAACTATGTTTATCCCAGTACCAATGCCAACGCAACAAGCATGACCAATATTGAATGGACCAAGCAGATCATGAATACGTTTGAGACCTATTTCGGACCTTATCCTTTCCGTAATGAAAAATACGGGCATATGGAATTTAAATACAGCGGAGGTATGGAGCATCAGACCATGTCGTCTATGGGAAGCTGGAGCAAAGGTCTTATTGCTCACGAACTGGCCCATCAGTGGTTTGGAGATAAAGTAACTTGTGGTGCATGGAATGATATCTGGCTGAATGAAGGTTTTGCTACTTTCGGGGCTGGCCTTGCCAATGAAAAATTACTCATGACCAATGCTGAATTCAAGAATTTTCTTCTCGGAGAAATCAATAATATTACCTCTCTGCCCGATGGCTCTACCTACGTGCCGGATTCCGGTCTTTCAAGTGTAAGCAGAA includes:
- the priA gene encoding primosomal protein N' codes for the protein MQYVQIVLPLNLKGSFTYKVPEELMPDIQLGMRVLVPFGGKKIYTGIVFELHDNAPENFVVKEVISILDEKPILPEEQINFWNWLSDYYLCGLGEIYRFAFPSSLKLESETYLKLKPGITVDFENLDVNEMYLVQALEVRQLINLTDIEAFIPKKDIIKTINSLIDLQYIEIDEKIAEKYKAKEVAYVRINDEVLKNRNLTDILLNLNRAKKQKDLFLAILEKQTEHPDHPIKKAELFEDGYFGSSHFKPLADKGLVEEYYMQKDRIESYEGEIEELEELSEQQKEAKTEIDEAFGEGKNVLLHGVTSSGKTHIYLEKIEECIQEGKNVLFLLPEISLTKQITQRLEKKYGRQLGFYHQKLTDFERVEVWRRIKQNDVRILIGTRNALFLPYQNLGLIVVDEEHDSAYRPREASPNFNAKDAALVLGNIYGAGVILGSATPSVESYYAARKDKMKYIFLNERFGDVNLPEYELINFKEAQESKKVSGNFSLHLIDEIKKTLDEKNQAIVLHNRRGYANVIECESCGYVNYCSNCDVVMTYHKAANEMKCHYCGQRASKPRSCPKCQSEKLNERGVGVEQIHEEVSKLFPDNEVDRMDVDSMRKKFAYEKLYEKIEDRETDIIVGTQMISKGLDFDHIELVTIPKADSLLYVQDFRAEERAYQLITQVSGRAGRVSGKGKILIQTYNPDHSVFQLIKMNNPAKVYKYILTERQKFHYPPFTKLIMIELKHRKEDKVNRASQFLGSILRKYLPEECVLGPERAQIARLNNLYQFQIMLKLPRGKNYDPFKKMVLLSLNEFDEITAYQSIKKDVFVDF
- a CDS encoding M1 family aminopeptidase — encoded protein: MRKFYLLILGFLVSQHFYGQIQEQNIEMKGLIAKEMNAFTKKMTAYNINPNTLNYDLQYQRMNVTLDPAVYNITGSVTSHFKPTQSMSSIYFDLSDILVVSQVQYHGSNLTFQQLPTKELKIDFPASLPANTLDSLTIHYSGAPTTGNAFTTTTQSGTPILCTLSEPYGAQDWFPTKQSMNDKIERFDFKITTPSQYNVAANGKLMSETVLPGSQKLTFWRTAYPTAAYLIALSITNFVKLNDTIGNPPFPFVNYVYPSTNANATSMTNIEWTKQIMNTFETYFGPYPFRNEKYGHMEFKYSGGMEHQTMSSMGSWSKGLIAHELAHQWFGDKVTCGAWNDIWLNEGFATFGAGLANEKLLMTNAEFKNFLLGEINNITSLPDGSTYVPDSGLSSVSRIFSNRLTYAKGAYILRMMKWILGDAAFYQAVREYHARPNLAYNYVRTVDFNTSLLQSTGKDFTGFFNDWLYGEGYPTYATRWRQTGNQIFFKVSQTQSSPSVSFFEMPLPIKVNGTGGQTAYFVLNHTSDNQGFLETVSFPVASVEFNYEYQILEKNSSVVQDNTLSVSSVEKEKFSLYPNPAKNELYIKGVDRSAEYSIHAIDGKLVRKTIYQSGKTIGISELVPGTYIFTINEQQIKFIKH
- the dacB gene encoding D-alanyl-D-alanine carboxypeptidase/D-alanyl-D-alanine-endopeptidase — translated: MVNYRKYISSVAVLASGFFLAQSTVSTVLYSQAYDSQRNTLNLPSPVTSVAEKTILSAKELVDINVNTMMADPVLKNATWGFVVYDPKTKKVISSYNENTPLVPASTTKLLTTETALSLLGENYRWMTQLEYSGTIDENGVLNGNLYLIGSGDPSLGTNKAGAWSYRDIISDFMGGLSREGIKKVNGDIIIQTALFKGNIAMLPENVVWLENNNYYLPVGTTREINPANEKLIVKKSGFASDKKFFYVSPYVKQMVYAEKYEGDGSLTTKLPDAPAYLANTFRTTLVKSGIGVTGKVTPKMTDAAPENRKLVAAYKSPTLGDIVFYTNQHSDNSLAEALLRTVGFQKMGDQTSESGRVVVTGHLKDESFDMIGLNYMDGSGLSRSNNVTPISQVKFLTSLMEEKYYKTYFTSLPVGGQSGTLKRMFIGTGNGQVFAKTGTLNKVKTLAGYLKTNSGKTLVFSLMVNNYSGSVDMVKKRMEKILEPALDL